In Sebaldella termitidis ATCC 33386, one DNA window encodes the following:
- a CDS encoding MATE family efflux transporter translates to MERKLNQNKMGIGSVNRLLITMAAPMIISMLIGALYNIVDSLFVARYSENALTAVSLAFPVQNIIIACGTGIGVGASSSLSKYLGAGEHKKVTVIAVNSLLIGIAVYLMFLIFGFFMCEWFFNIQTDNKEIINMGYSYLKICSVFSFGQLFQLILEKLLQSTGRTFYTMISQIAGAIVNIILDPIFIFGYFNFPSLGVAGAAIATVIGQTVSLFLCIYFNLKKNKEIDFSLRNFALDISAVKEICKVGIPTIIMQAMSSIMIFGVNMILLGFSVTATAVFGAYFKLQTFVYMAVFGLNNALIPIVAFNYGAKNGDRIRTSIKFAGLYSLFIGLIGFLLLQLFTTQIIEMFNPSDDMLQLGISALRILSLSFAFGSTVVMMSYALQGLGKGLSSLFLSASRQCIVLLPLAYIFGNIFGLSFIWWSFLISEAVTFIGGLIYMKYVDRKIVIPLVNGPLKLADN, encoded by the coding sequence GTTTGTTGCAAGATACAGTGAAAATGCTCTGACAGCAGTTTCTTTGGCTTTTCCTGTACAAAATATTATTATAGCCTGCGGGACAGGAATAGGCGTGGGAGCAAGTTCCAGCTTATCAAAATATCTGGGAGCCGGAGAACATAAAAAAGTGACTGTAATAGCTGTAAATAGTTTACTTATAGGAATTGCAGTATATTTGATGTTTTTAATATTCGGTTTTTTTATGTGTGAATGGTTTTTTAATATTCAGACTGATAATAAAGAAATAATAAATATGGGATATTCATATCTAAAGATATGCTCTGTCTTTTCTTTCGGTCAGCTGTTTCAGCTTATTCTGGAAAAATTACTGCAGTCTACAGGAAGAACTTTTTATACAATGATTTCACAAATTGCCGGAGCAATTGTTAATATTATTTTAGATCCTATTTTTATATTTGGATATTTTAATTTTCCGAGTCTTGGCGTAGCGGGTGCAGCTATTGCCACAGTAATAGGGCAGACTGTTTCTTTATTTTTGTGTATATATTTTAATTTGAAAAAAAATAAAGAAATAGACTTTTCTTTAAGAAATTTTGCTTTAGATATATCGGCAGTAAAAGAGATATGCAAAGTAGGGATTCCTACAATAATTATGCAGGCAATGAGTTCAATAATGATATTTGGTGTTAATATGATTTTATTAGGTTTTTCAGTGACAGCAACTGCAGTATTCGGAGCATATTTCAAATTGCAGACTTTCGTATATATGGCAGTATTTGGTCTGAATAATGCTTTAATACCAATTGTAGCTTTTAATTACGGGGCTAAAAACGGGGACAGGATACGTACATCAATTAAATTTGCCGGTTTATATTCATTATTTATAGGATTAATAGGATTTTTATTATTACAGCTGTTTACTACACAGATTATTGAAATGTTTAATCCGTCAGACGATATGCTGCAGCTGGGAATATCGGCATTAAGAATTTTAAGCTTAAGCTTTGCTTTTGGAAGTACGGTAGTTATGATGAGCTATGCCCTGCAAGGTCTGGGGAAAGGATTATCAAGCTTATTTTTATCTGCTTCACGACAATGTATTGTTTTACTTCCACTGGCGTATATCTTTGGAAATATTTTCGGATTATCTTTTATTTGGTGGTCATTTTTGATATCAGAAGCTGTAACATTTATTGGAGGGCTTATTTATATGAAATATGTTGACAGAAAAATTGTTATACCATTAGTAAATGGACCATTGAAGCTGGCAGATAATTAA